The Taeniopygia guttata chromosome 6, bTaeGut7.mat, whole genome shotgun sequence genome contains a region encoding:
- the HHEX gene encoding hematopoietically-expressed homeobox protein HHEX isoform X2, translated as MQYQPPGAAPAALGVGVPLYAPTPLLQPAHPTPFYIEDILGRGPAAAPAPHSLPAPPPPTLPSPNSSFTSLVSPYRTPIYEPTPVHPAFSHHLASTYGTGAYAGPLYSFPRAVGDYAHALIRQDPLGKPLLWSPFIQRPLHKRKGGQVRFSNDQTIELEKKFETQKYLSPPERKRLAKMLQLSERQVKTWFQNRRAKWRRLKQENPQATKKEEVEGADSHSDQRPESCQSPEQKGKRIMPQKPVDDMTPELL; from the exons ATGCAGTACCAGCCGCCGGGCGCGGCGCCGGCGGCCCTGGGCGTCGGCGTCCCGCTGTACGCGCCCACGCCGCTGCTCCAGCCCGCGCACCCCACGCCCTTCTACATCGAGGACATCCtgggccgcggccccgccgccgccccggccccccactccctgcccgccccgccgccgccgacGCTGCCGTCGCCCAACTCCTCCTTCACCAGCCTGGTGTCCCCGTACCGGACCCCCATCTACGAGCCGACCCCCGTCCATCCGGCCTTCTCCCACCACCTCGCCTCCACCTATGGCACCGGCGCCTACGCCGGGCCCCTCTACTCCTTCCCCCGCGCCGTCGGCGACTACGCGCACGCCCTGATCCGGCAGGACCCCCTGG GGAAGCCGCTGCTGTGGAGCCCCTTCATCCAGCGGCCGCTGCACAAGAGGAAGGGGGGGCAGGTCCGCTTCTCCAACGACCAGACCATCGAGTTGGAGAAGAAGTTCGAGACGCAGAAATACCTCTCCCCGCCGGAGAGGAAGCGCCTGGCCAAGATGCTGCAGCTCAGCGAGAGGCAG GTCAAAACCTGGTTTCAGAATCGCAGAGCCAAATGGAGGCGTCTAAAGCAG GAGAACCCCCAGGCCACCAAAAAAGAAGAAGTAGAAGGTGCTGACAGTCACAGTGACCAAAGGCCGGAGAGCTGCCAGAGCCCCGAACAGAAGG GGAAAAGAATTATGCCACAGAAGCCTGTGGATGACATGACACCAGAACTCCTCTGA
- the HHEX gene encoding hematopoietically-expressed homeobox protein HHEX isoform X1: protein MQYQPPGAAPAALGVGVPLYAPTPLLQPAHPTPFYIEDILGRGPAAAPAPHSLPAPPPPTLPSPNSSFTSLVSPYRTPIYEPTPVHPAFSHHLASTYGTGAYAGPLYSFPRAVGDYAHALIRQDPLGKPLLWSPFIQRPLHKRKGGQVRFSNDQTIELEKKFETQKYLSPPERKRLAKMLQLSERQVKTWFQNRRAKWRRLKQENPQATKKEEVEGADSHSDQRPESCQSPEQKGKEVSLDGSQYTPSPASQEDLESDVSDDSDQEVDIEGDKGYYTAAH, encoded by the exons ATGCAGTACCAGCCGCCGGGCGCGGCGCCGGCGGCCCTGGGCGTCGGCGTCCCGCTGTACGCGCCCACGCCGCTGCTCCAGCCCGCGCACCCCACGCCCTTCTACATCGAGGACATCCtgggccgcggccccgccgccgccccggccccccactccctgcccgccccgccgccgccgacGCTGCCGTCGCCCAACTCCTCCTTCACCAGCCTGGTGTCCCCGTACCGGACCCCCATCTACGAGCCGACCCCCGTCCATCCGGCCTTCTCCCACCACCTCGCCTCCACCTATGGCACCGGCGCCTACGCCGGGCCCCTCTACTCCTTCCCCCGCGCCGTCGGCGACTACGCGCACGCCCTGATCCGGCAGGACCCCCTGG GGAAGCCGCTGCTGTGGAGCCCCTTCATCCAGCGGCCGCTGCACAAGAGGAAGGGGGGGCAGGTCCGCTTCTCCAACGACCAGACCATCGAGTTGGAGAAGAAGTTCGAGACGCAGAAATACCTCTCCCCGCCGGAGAGGAAGCGCCTGGCCAAGATGCTGCAGCTCAGCGAGAGGCAG GTCAAAACCTGGTTTCAGAATCGCAGAGCCAAATGGAGGCGTCTAAAGCAG GAGAACCCCCAGGCCACCAAAAAAGAAGAAGTAGAAGGTGCTGACAGTCACAGTGACCAAAGGCCGGAGAGCTGCCAGAGCCCCGAACAGAAGGGTAAGGAGGTCTCTCTGGATGGCTCACAGTACACCCCCTCACCAGCCTCCCAGGAGGACCTGGAGTCAGATGTCTCTGATGACTCTGACCAAGAAGTGGACATTGAAGGCGATAAAGGCTATTACACTGCTGCCCACTAA